The Deltaproteobacteria bacterium genome includes the window ACCAACTGAGATATCCGAGTGGGAGTTGAGGAACAGGTGCAGACTGCGCAATCGACCAGATGGTCCACTTTTTACTTCAATTGGAACAATCTCACCGTCGCAACTTAACAAGAAGTCGACTTCTGCGGTGGATCCTCTTTCTGCTCTTTGCCAGAAGTAGAGTTGCTCGTTCTCGCTGCCGCCGCGTTGCACCAAGAGTTCTTGGCCAATCACCTGCTCGGCTATCTGCCCCTTGAAGTCAGCTAGCAGATTTTTTGATTCAAGAACTTGCCCTGCCGTCCGACCACACGCTCGTTGCATTAGCCCAACATCAAGATAAATCGGCTTTAAGGTTTTGCTGGATACACCTGCTCCAAGCGGAAGACCCGCAGCAGACGTTGCACGAGCTATGCTGACTACCATGGCTTGTTCAAGTAACTGCACGCTCAGTTTTGTTCGTTTAGCATCATCATCCACTAGTTTTGTATAGGTGATCTGTTGAGCAACAGATACTGCCAGCGCTAGGAGTGACTGAGTTAGATTCGCGCGCTGCAGATCTCCCTGCGCATATTTGGGTATGTCATCTCGAAACGACCTGAGCAATCTATCGTGCACTCTCGCTGTTTCTATGAAAGACTTGGTATTCACGTAAGTTGATACTGCCTCCGGCATGCCACCTACAATCACGTATTCCTTCAATGCAGAATCTAGGGTTTCAGCCTCTATAGCAGAAGAGCTGATCGCACCGGTCCACGAGATGATATTTGGCCGCCGCGAGTCCAGCAGACCGCGACCAGTCGCATGCAAAAACTCGCCGAATGACATCGGGCGTACATACATGTACTCGACCCGGCCCACTGGCATGGACACATCGCCAAGCACAAACTCGAGCAAACTTCCTGCGGCCACTACATGCAGCTTAGGCATCTGTTCTCGA containing:
- a CDS encoding ATP-binding protein, which produces MYIPRSIDKNLVSWVERPNRLPLILRGARQVGKTAAVMALGRSSGLFDNVVKIDFEEEPGLARVFAGSLKAELIVRDLEAVTGQPIKAGKTLLFFDEVQECPRAISALRYFREQMPKLHVVAAGSLLEFVLGDVSMPVGRVEYMYVRPMSFGEFLHATGRGLLDSRRPNIISWTGAISSSAIEAETLDSALKEYVIVGGMPEAVSTYVNTKSFIETARVHDRLLRSFRDDIPKYAQGDLQRANLTQSLLALAVSVAQQITYTKLVDDDAKRTKLSVQLLEQAMVVSIARATSAAGLPLGAGVSSKTLKPIYLDVGLMQRACGRTAGQVLESKNLLADFKGQIAEQVIGQELLVQRGGSENEQLYFWQRAERGSTAEVDFLLSCDGEIVPIEVKSGPSGRLRSLHLFLNSHSDISVGYCLQQRVILEQVGKIRFAPLWSRLE